The Rhinoraja longicauda isolate Sanriku21f chromosome 25, sRhiLon1.1, whole genome shotgun sequence genome has a window encoding:
- the LOC144605638 gene encoding myosin regulatory light chain 2, ventricular/cardiac muscle isoform isoform X3, whose translation MFDQSQIQEFKEVGSPQCIYTILGRVNVKNEELEEMIKESAGPINFTVFLTMFGEKLKGTDPEESILNAFKIFDPEGKGVLRKDYIQEMLMTQAERFSKEEIDQMFAAFPPDVSGNLDYKNLVHVITHGEEKD comes from the exons ATGTTTGATCAGTCGCAGATTCAGGAATTCAAGGAGGTAGGTTCGC CTCAATGCATTTACACCATCCTTG gccgggtaaatgtaaaaaatgaagAACTGGAAGAGATGATTAAAGAGTCTGCTGGGCCAATTAACTTCACAGTTTTTCTTACCATGTTCGGTGAAAAGCTTAAGG GTACGGATCCAGAGGAATCAATCTTAAATGCATTCAAAATATTTGATCCTGAAGGCAAGGGTGTGTTAAGGAAAGATTA CATTCAGGAAATGTTGATGACTCAGGCTGAACGATTTAGCAAGGAAGAG ATTGATCAGATGTTTGCAGCCTTCCCCCCAGATGTGTCTGGTAATCTGGACTACAAGAACCTGGTACACGTCATCACTCACGGAGAGGAAAAAGACTAG
- the LOC144605638 gene encoding myosin regulatory light chain 2, ventricular/cardiac muscle isoform isoform X2, whose amino-acid sequence MFDQSQIQEFKEAFTIMDQNRDGFIDKEDLRDTFAALGRVNVKNEELEEMIKESAGPINFTVFLTMFGEKLKGTDPEESILNAFKIFDPEGKGVLRKDYIQEMLMTQAERFSKEEIDQMFAAFPPDVSGNLDYKNLVHVITHGEEKD is encoded by the exons ATGTTTGATCAGTCGCAGATTCAGGAATTCAAGGAG GCTTTCACAATAATGGATCAGAACAGAGATGGATTCATTGATAAGGAGGACCTGAGGGACACATTTGCCGCTCTGG gccgggtaaatgtaaaaaatgaagAACTGGAAGAGATGATTAAAGAGTCTGCTGGGCCAATTAACTTCACAGTTTTTCTTACCATGTTCGGTGAAAAGCTTAAGG GTACGGATCCAGAGGAATCAATCTTAAATGCATTCAAAATATTTGATCCTGAAGGCAAGGGTGTGTTAAGGAAAGATTA CATTCAGGAAATGTTGATGACTCAGGCTGAACGATTTAGCAAGGAAGAG ATTGATCAGATGTTTGCAGCCTTCCCCCCAGATGTGTCTGGTAATCTGGACTACAAGAACCTGGTACACGTCATCACTCACGGAGAGGAAAAAGACTAG
- the LOC144605638 gene encoding myosin regulatory light chain 2, ventricular/cardiac muscle isoform isoform X1 has protein sequence MKAKKKAEGANSNVFSMFDQSQIQEFKEAFTIMDQNRDGFIDKEDLRDTFAALGRVNVKNEELEEMIKESAGPINFTVFLTMFGEKLKGTDPEESILNAFKIFDPEGKGVLRKDYIQEMLMTQAERFSKEEIDQMFAAFPPDVSGNLDYKNLVHVITHGEEKD, from the exons atg AAGGCAAAGAAGAAGGCAGAGGGAGCAAACTCCAACGTGTTCTCAATGTTTGATCAGTCGCAGATTCAGGAATTCAAGGAG GCTTTCACAATAATGGATCAGAACAGAGATGGATTCATTGATAAGGAGGACCTGAGGGACACATTTGCCGCTCTGG gccgggtaaatgtaaaaaatgaagAACTGGAAGAGATGATTAAAGAGTCTGCTGGGCCAATTAACTTCACAGTTTTTCTTACCATGTTCGGTGAAAAGCTTAAGG GTACGGATCCAGAGGAATCAATCTTAAATGCATTCAAAATATTTGATCCTGAAGGCAAGGGTGTGTTAAGGAAAGATTA CATTCAGGAAATGTTGATGACTCAGGCTGAACGATTTAGCAAGGAAGAG ATTGATCAGATGTTTGCAGCCTTCCCCCCAGATGTGTCTGGTAATCTGGACTACAAGAACCTGGTACACGTCATCACTCACGGAGAGGAAAAAGACTAG